One genomic window of Inquilinus sp. KBS0705 includes the following:
- the mutY gene encoding A/G-specific adenine glycosylase, whose protein sequence is MNFSQELIGWYIDNKRDLPWRNTTDAYVIWLSEIILQQTRVEQGLPYFHRFAEKYPTVSAFAAAHEDDILKLWQGLGYYSRGRNMLKTARLVQEQYNGVFPDNYTELIKLKGIGEYTAAAISSFAANEPRAVVDGNVYRVLARYFGINEPINSPKGKKLFQGIADDMLDRRRPALHNQAIMEFGAMLCKPKNPACGICPLRIGCEAFKTNATTYLPVKLKKVKVRNRFFNYTLIIDGEKILMNKRDESDIWANMYDLPMIETPALVSPEELVTLPEMKIFGENIVIKHKYPLTKHILTHQQLYIQFIQIDNLPQKLAPGWFYADISDLKNLALPKSIFIFIKNFFNF, encoded by the coding sequence ATGAATTTTTCTCAAGAACTGATCGGCTGGTATATAGATAATAAGCGCGATCTGCCCTGGCGCAATACTACCGATGCATACGTTATTTGGTTATCCGAAATTATACTTCAACAAACCCGTGTAGAGCAGGGACTGCCTTATTTTCACCGCTTTGCAGAAAAATACCCAACGGTAAGCGCCTTTGCCGCAGCACACGAGGATGATATTTTAAAGCTATGGCAGGGGCTGGGCTATTACTCAAGAGGCAGGAACATGTTAAAGACAGCCAGGCTTGTTCAGGAGCAATATAATGGTGTGTTTCCGGATAATTATACAGAGCTGATAAAACTTAAAGGGATAGGCGAATATACTGCCGCGGCCATATCTTCTTTTGCCGCTAACGAGCCCCGGGCTGTAGTGGATGGGAATGTTTACCGTGTTTTGGCCCGGTATTTTGGGATAAACGAGCCCATAAACTCGCCAAAGGGGAAGAAGTTGTTTCAAGGTATTGCGGATGATATGCTCGACAGGCGGCGGCCCGCACTGCATAACCAGGCCATAATGGAATTTGGCGCAATGCTTTGCAAGCCAAAGAACCCGGCCTGTGGTATCTGCCCATTACGTATTGGTTGTGAGGCATTTAAGACTAACGCCACTACCTATTTACCCGTAAAACTTAAAAAGGTTAAAGTGCGGAACAGGTTTTTTAACTATACGTTAATAATTGACGGCGAAAAAATTCTAATGAACAAGCGCGACGAAAGCGACATCTGGGCAAATATGTACGATTTGCCAATGATAGAAACCCCCGCACTTGTTAGCCCCGAGGAGTTGGTAACATTGCCCGAAATGAAAATTTTTGGCGAAAACATAGTTATTAAGCACAAATACCCTTTAACCAAGCACATATTAACCCATCAGCAACTATATATACAGTTTATACAAATTGATAACCTGCCCCAAAAACTGGCACCCGGATGGTTTTATGCCGACATTTCCGACCTGAAGAATTTAGCGCTTCCGAAGAGTATTTTTATATTTATAAAAAATTTTTTTAATTTCTAA